GTCGCGGAAGCCGCGCTGACTTCCTTCAATTTTGGGTTGAGCCGCGGTGCCTCCATGCCCCACAACGCCAGTTTGTATTCCGAAACGCCCCGAGTAGAACGCAGTGCGTGATGGGAGGCAGGGTGCATCGGGTGTATAACAACGATCAAAGACGACGCCCTCTTTAGCAATCTGGTCGATCGCTGGACTGGTGTTGCGATGATAGCCGTAGCACCCTAAATGATCTGGGCGTTGACTGTCGATATCGATGTATAGTATGCGCATAGTTACTGTTTGAGCGTTTGAGTTAGGGATTGAATGATAAATTCAGGTTCGTTTGCCCGTGAGAAGTGGTACACTTCAGCGACTGCAAGCACGCCGAGAAATGACAAATCATCGGGGTCAAAAGCTGCAGCGGCAAATCGACGAACTCCATTGGAGTTAAAAGGAAGATCGTAGGCTGTTTGTTGTGACTTTGCGTGACGGATACGTTTTTGTATTTCCTCGCGGTCGATCGGACAGAGGATTCCATTGGCTGTATAATGCTGACTCTTCTTTAGCGGCGGAGCTTGTGAAGCAAATGCGTGGCCGACACAAATAACCGCTTCAAACTCAGTGTGCCAGTCACGTAGGAAGCCCGGTCGAGCTTGAACGCAAAGCTCAGTTTCAGGATTAGTTTGATGGATGAGCTGCATGCCGTCGCAGGTGGGTTCATACCATTCGACAGTGCAATCGGTGGATGCAACTAGCATTGCCATGAGTGCTTTCAGCGAATCACGAAAGCGCTCGATCGGAGATTGTAGAGGCTGGAGTCGAAAGAGTGCCTGATACCGCTTTTCCGGAATCTTGCGAACGATTCCCATTTGTTCCAAGGTGGCCAATAGGCGGAGTGTGGACGCTTTTGGGGTCTCTAATTGTCGACTAATCTGGTCCAGGCTCATTGATGAATAGCCTTCGAGTAGCTGTAGCAAGCGTAAGCCACGCTCCAATGCAGGTGCACTTGCTTCTATGCGATCAGACGAGGATTTAATTTCCATATTTGAAACCAATTTCAAATATGGAAGAACGCTGCAAGTTTATTCTAAAACTTGTAGCTCAGGGATTGCCCAAAGACGTAGGCAGTCTTCCAGCTAGAGCCGCCGACTGCGCGTTTGGACTGTGTCATTAGATACAATGACAGTTTACTGCGCTCGCTAATTTTGAAGGTGGTCTTGAGGGGGATGAAGCGATTTTCAAATATTTCGTCTGTATCATAGCGCACGAATACTTCAGTGCTGGCACCGATCCCCACAAGCCGACCATAATCTTCCAATTTGTAATCCAGCCCGAAACGATGCCGCGAGATCCAGTAGTCGTCGCTGCCTTCAATTTCACGCAGGCCCAGCACGTGACGCATGCTGAACTTGAGATTGTCACTAAGCTGCCAGTGTGGACTGGCGTGAAGCCAGAAAATATGCAGCCGCCCATAATCATCCCCACAATCACTACGAATGTCCTCCAACAAATAAGTCGCGCCTAAATCCAGATTGGGGTGCACTTTATACTGCACCGTCGGGAAGAGCAGCCATGCCCCAAGAAACTTACCTTCATCGAATAGCCGACTCTGGGCTCCCGCAGTGATGCGCCAGTTATCATCTTCGTAGGCATTGATACTGAGCGACTGCCAGAGACGGACATCGCCGTCAAATTCAGCATTCAGAACTTGTACTGCTGACAATAAACCACCACAGATAAGAACGAGAGTGGTGTAAACACGGAAACTGTACTTAAAAATCATTCCTCCGAAATGAAGAACTCCTCGAATACATCAATACATCTTATCTTAATGCGATGTAGTATTAGATAGAATTATCAAACACATGAAAGCTTGCCCCTGTCATTTGCAAAACAGCCGCTTGCATCTAGAATCCCCGAGTATGCGTCTTTTCTACTACTGCCTCACCTTCACCCTCACAGCATCGCTAAGTGCCAACCAAGTTCGTGAGTTTTGGTTCAACGGCGCAGAGATCAACCGCTACGAACTAACTCAAACACGCTACGGAGAGTCTCACCCAGGGCACGTCGAATTCATCTACGTCACCGAACCCTTCCTAACCGATGTCCAGGTTAAGAACGAATCCGGGGGGCAGCCATCGACTGACGTGCTCAAGCTCAACGCTCTGCGCACTTTTAACACGGGGATCTACAGCTACCGCACCATGAGCAGCACCTTTCAACCGATCGACTTGGAAAAATACCCCCGAGCGCTCAAAACAAACACCAGTGTACAGGACTGGCGTGGCCAATCTTTTTCACAATTGAACCGAACAGCACAAGGCTGGCGTGGCGAACTGCGCTCCTACTTTCAAAGTGAAGCCGATCAAAACTTTGAACTTAGCGATGCCCTACTCGAAGATGCCGTATGGCTCAAGCTACGCCTCTCGCCTCAAAGCCTTCCCACGGGGCCCATCCAAATCATACCGAGCGGTGTGCATACCCGATTCGCACATAGCCCGGTCCGCATAGAACGCGCCACTGCAGAACGTATCACTCAAGGGGCAATGAGTCGCTATATCATCCGCTACGAAAACATCGATCGAGAACTACACATCAACTATGAAACAAAATTTCCCCATATCATCCAAAGTTGGAAGGAGATCGAAGACGGCAAGCGCATCACACAAGCAGTGCTCACTCACCGTGTAATGAACAGCAACTACTGGTCTGAACACGCTCCTCAAGACGCTTCCAAACGCAAAACGCTGGGACTAAACCCCATCGCCAATTAAGCCCGCCTACTGCCCGAAGAGCTGCTTCAACAAATCTGTCGAGCGCGCTAAAGGATTTTCACGTATCGCTTTCTCTTCCGCAGCCATCGCGGTAAAGAGGCCATCCAGTGCTTGATCATTCACATATTGGTCCAGATCAAAATCACTGGCAGCGATTCCAGTAAAGGACTGAATTTTAGAGAAGAGCCCAGTCCCTGAACTTGGCACAGCCGACTGCATCTCCTTATATGCGCGCGTAGCACCTGTCGCATCCGTTGCTTGCGAAATCAGTGGCAGCATACGCTCACTCAACTGAGCGCGGGATTTCTTTTCGAGGAAACGGGTAATGGCATCGTCCTCTCCCTTCCAAAGTGTATTAAGGTCCTCTAGTGTCAGGCTATTGATCGCCTCCTTCACAATCGCAGGCGCAGCAGCGACGCCTGCTTCCGCGGCACGATTGATCGTAGCCTGAACATCATCTAAACGATAGTCTTGATTGATCAAAGCTAAAGGCTTGCGCAACTTCTCAACCGCGCGGGGCAATGGAATTTGATACAATTCAGAGTTAGCAAACCCACCCTGCTGCCCCAGTGCAGTCAATGCACGTTCGGCAGAAACGGCCAATGCTTCACGTAGCGCTTTGGCCAATTCATCGGCATTTGCAAACGCACTCCCGAGCTCCGTATCAGCCGCAGGACTACTTTTAAAAATAGACAAAGCTCGACTCGCCCAGGAGGACTCGGCGCGCAGCGCCCCAGTCGATAGTAGAACAGTCAGAGCAACAAGAAGTGTATTTTGAATAGAACGCATGTAGAGAAAGCTAGCGCTTCAGCCACAAAAGGCGAGCGAAAGGACTCAATCGATAGGCAAGTCGAACAGCATCACTTGAGCGACCTCTGTCCCTTGCTGCACAAAGTCCAGATCAGCAACATCTGTCAGCGCCAGCGAATCCCCCCGCGAGAGCTGTTCTCCCCCCACTTGAACGTCACCCTGCAGGACGAATATCCAATAGCCGCGCCGCTCACTATCACTGACATAGGACACCGACTTCCCCTCACTTAAGCGAAGAGTGCGCAGCTCTGCGTCTTGGCGAATCGCCATCGAGCCCTCATGCCCATCCGGGGACAGAATGAGTTTCCATTCGTTATCCACGGCACCGAGCATCGGCTGATCGGCATAGCGTGGTTCAAGCCCCGTTTCGCTCGGCTGAATCCATATCTGCATGATATGCACGGGCTGATCCGCCGAAGGGTTGAACTCACTGTGCACCACTCCGCTGCCCGCACTCATGTATTGAATATCCCCTGTTTGAATCACACGACCATTCCCCAGACTATCCTTATGCTGCAACTGACCATCGAGAACGAGAGTGATGATCTCCATGTCCCGATGCGGGTGCGAAGGAAAGCCGCCACTGGGCGCGATGATATCATCGTTCACCACGCGCAAGGGGCCGAAGCCCATGCGCTCGGAGTCATAGTGTCCGCCGAATGAAAAACTGTGCCGACTATTCAGCCAGTCGAAATCACTGTGCATACGCTCTTCTGAGCGTGTGAGTTGTTTTGTAAGTGTCATGATAGAATGTGCCTTTTTCTAATGAATCATTTTGCAGCGAGCTTACGATCGACCGAGAAGGCTCCCCCACCACCGATGGCGAGAGTGAGACTGGTGAGTAGCAGCGTGAGCGGATATTCCATGCCGTTATTCGAGGCAAAGAAAGCGCTGGAGTGCGCGGTGAGAATGGCAACCGCCATGGTGCCCGCGAGGCTGAGGCCTGCCAATCGTGTCATTAAGCCCACAATCAACAGCAAACCGCCAACAAATTCTGTACCGCCCGCCATCGCCGCCATCAATAAACCCGGTTTCAGGCCAAGGCTCTCAGAGAAAAATTGCCCCGTCGCTTCGAGGCCATAGCCCCCAAACCAACCGAATAACTTTTGTGAACCGTGCGCAGCCATCACGACACCGACGCCTAAACGGATCGGCAAGAGCGCGATGCTGTTGGAAGTATTGAGGAGGATTTCTATGATTTTCATATTTATTGTTCTTTCTATTTGTATTTCAGCCCACACAAAACCTTGACATCAAGATATATGGGTAAATTTTATTATTCAGTCAGCGCTTGGCTACGACGGCCCAGCTTGCGCATCAAATCAGCAAACTGAGTGCGTTCCTTCTCGGAGAATTCGCTGAACAGCGTGTCTAAATTGGCCGCGTGTGCGGCGAAGGCGTCCACAATCACCTCACGCCCAAGCTCGGTAAGATGCACGAGCACAACGCGAGCATCGCCCTCACTTCGCTCACGGCGCACATAGCCCTTCTTTTCCATTCGTTGCACAGCGGTGGTAATTGAACCGCTAGTCAGCAGCACCTTCTCGCCAATGGTGTTCACTGGCAGCGCGCCCTTATGCAGCAAAACTTCCAGCACTGCAAAGTCCGACAAAGAAGCAAAGCCTTGCTTTGCGATACTCTTATGATCGTAGCGCATCACCCCGTGCGATGCCTTCCAAAAGAGAAGAAAGAGGTGCGAACCAGAATGTTGATAAATCTTGGGCATGACAC
The nucleotide sequence above comes from Coraliomargarita algicola. Encoded proteins:
- a CDS encoding helix-turn-helix domain-containing protein, producing the protein MEIKSSSDRIEASAPALERGLRLLQLLEGYSSMSLDQISRQLETPKASTLRLLATLEQMGIVRKIPEKRYQALFRLQPLQSPIERFRDSLKALMAMLVASTDCTVEWYEPTCDGMQLIHQTNPETELCVQARPGFLRDWHTEFEAVICVGHAFASQAPPLKKSQHYTANGILCPIDREEIQKRIRHAKSQQTAYDLPFNSNGVRRFAAAAFDPDDLSFLGVLAVAEVYHFSRANEPEFIIQSLTQTLKQ
- a CDS encoding DUF2490 domain-containing protein — its product is MIFKYSFRVYTTLVLICGGLLSAVQVLNAEFDGDVRLWQSLSINAYEDDNWRITAGAQSRLFDEGKFLGAWLLFPTVQYKVHPNLDLGATYLLEDIRSDCGDDYGRLHIFWLHASPHWQLSDNLKFSMRHVLGLREIEGSDDYWISRHRFGLDYKLEDYGRLVGIGASTEVFVRYDTDEIFENRFIPLKTTFKISERSKLSLYLMTQSKRAVGGSSWKTAYVFGQSLSYKF
- a CDS encoding DUF4197 domain-containing protein translates to MRSIQNTLLVALTVLLSTGALRAESSWASRALSIFKSSPAADTELGSAFANADELAKALREALAVSAERALTALGQQGGFANSELYQIPLPRAVEKLRKPLALINQDYRLDDVQATINRAAEAGVAAAPAIVKEAINSLTLEDLNTLWKGEDDAITRFLEKKSRAQLSERMLPLISQATDATGATRAYKEMQSAVPSSGTGLFSKIQSFTGIAASDFDLDQYVNDQALDGLFTAMAAEEKAIRENPLARSTDLLKQLFGQ
- a CDS encoding pirin family protein, with protein sequence MTLTKQLTRSEERMHSDFDWLNSRHSFSFGGHYDSERMGFGPLRVVNDDIIAPSGGFPSHPHRDMEIITLVLDGQLQHKDSLGNGRVIQTGDIQYMSAGSGVVHSEFNPSADQPVHIMQIWIQPSETGLEPRYADQPMLGAVDNEWKLILSPDGHEGSMAIRQDAELRTLRLSEGKSVSYVSDSERRGYWIFVLQGDVQVGGEQLSRGDSLALTDVADLDFVQQGTEVAQVMLFDLPID
- a CDS encoding DoxX family protein — protein: MKIIEILLNTSNSIALLPIRLGVGVVMAAHGSQKLFGWFGGYGLEATGQFFSESLGLKPGLLMAAMAGGTEFVGGLLLIVGLMTRLAGLSLAGTMAVAILTAHSSAFFASNNGMEYPLTLLLTSLTLAIGGGGAFSVDRKLAAK
- a CDS encoding MarR family transcriptional regulator, coding for MPKIYQHSGSHLFLLFWKASHGVMRYDHKSIAKQGFASLSDFAVLEVLLHKGALPVNTIGEKVLLTSGSITTAVQRMEKKGYVRRERSEGDARVVLVHLTELGREVIVDAFAAHAANLDTLFSEFSEKERTQFADLMRKLGRRSQALTE